Proteins encoded in a region of the Dreissena polymorpha isolate Duluth1 chromosome 6, UMN_Dpol_1.0, whole genome shotgun sequence genome:
- the LOC127835455 gene encoding putative nuclease HARBI1, with amino-acid sequence MGYHSINTQIMFDANCLIRDIVPRWPGAVHDARILRQSGLHQIMEQNIVHDQHQYLLGDSGYLCKRWLLTPFMNPADEHQLIYNRAHKRTRSVVERSIGILKRRWAILHNEIRLHPLKSCKVILSCAVLHNICNMRNLPMDSLDIDALPDHPENYHGNEDGLRYRNVVANTFF; translated from the exons ATGGGATATCATTCCATAAACACTCAG atcatGTTTGATGCCAATTGTCTTATTAGAGACATTGTACCGCGATGGCCTGGTGCTGTCCATGATGCCAGAATACTCAGGCAAAGCGGCTTACATCAAATCATGGAGCAGAACATTGTCCATGACCAACACCAATATCTCCTGGGAGATTCAGGTTATCTGTGCAAGAGATGGCTTCTGACTCCATTCATGAATCCGGCTGATGAGCACCAGCTGATTTACAAcag GGCACACAAACGTACGAGATCTGTGGTTGAGCGCTCCATAGGGATTTTGAAAAGGAGATGGGCGATTCTGCACAATGAAATTAGATTGCATCCATTAAAGTCATGCAA gGTGATTTTGTCATGTGCTGTATTGCACAACATATGCAACATGCGAAATCTGCCAATGGATTCTTTGGACATAGATGCCTTACCAGATCATCCTGAAAATTACCATGGAAATGAAGATGGCCTTCGTTACAGGAATGTAgtagcaaatacatttttttag